AATCACAGGGTTATAAATACAAAGGCCAGCACATAGCCCTGGCAAATTTTGGTAAATAAATCCCACTAACCATTAAAGATTATTATTATGGAAAACAAGATAAATTTAGGCAAAGAAAATTGGTAGAGTAGTAGTTACAGGTTCTAATACTAGCTCCCAAAACacgaaggaaaaaaatggaaatgtagtATTTCTCAGAGTGGCTATCTGAGGAGAGACCAATAATGAAAagcattggggaaaaaaatagttaacagTTCCATTCAGACGAATGAAAATATTTGGCAACCACTAGTCTTAAAGATTACtctgaaaacaagcaaaaaagggAACGATCAAAACATCTCTCAGGAACACAACACCGAGCAGAAATGAAGGGGTTTAAGTGCCAAAGTACAATACACACAAGGGAAACAGAATCCTCAGCTGCACCTACATGCCATCTTAGAGGTTACCTTAAATAATCTTACTTTTCCATTTTCGACCAGTAAAAACTAAATCATCAGTAATTTTTAGAAGAGGTGTTAAGTAAGGTGTGACTTTTCTGAAACCATCCTTGACCTTACAAACAAATCATTCACCTGGCCAAGCAGTAAAACAACCCCTAACAGGGTCAGTTAGACAGAAAtgtgtttctctttctaataTCAGTTCTTTTAATAGCAACCCCCTCAAAGTGCAGCatttagtttctatttctgcAAGGAGAAATTAGGGCTAGAAAAACCACTGTCTTCTTATCATTACGTGAAGTCATCCTtctacttttagaaaaaaattccgTTTCACTACAAATATGACTGACAGTAACTAGAACTAAAAATCTACATTCAGTCTTTACAAGAAACTTGTCCCTCAGGAAGCATAACGAAACGGGAGAGGTGCACACAGTGGAAATGGCTAACCTTCCAGCTTAAAACCAGGAACTTCCTTTGAAAGGCTAGTGATGAAATCAGAGTTCTCTCTGGAAGAAAAGAGCCAATGTCCCCCCAGAATCCTCCGTGAATcagtgaagaaaatttaaattctgtATATGAAGCTTTATTACTCCCACCACACTAAATACTTTTAAGGGTTAATGTGTACAATAGCTCTTAAAGTATACAAAATTATAAGTAAACAAATTCACTGACCATTATGTAAGGTCCATAAATATCCCACCCATCTTATATCACTAATCCTTATATTTCATCCTAGCCATTTTATTAAGTTTATAATGCATACACAGTTACGTAAGGAAAACGCTGAGAAATCTGTGAAACATTCATTAAAGATCATTGTGTAAGCATAAATCGTGGTCTTGAATTAATAAAGTACCAGAAGCTTCCACAATAATGCCCAATACTGTATTTTGAAATGACCAGGAAAATAAACTTTGGGAAGaggtcatttctctctctctagcgTCTAACCTGCTCGACAGGGTTAAATAAACAACGCAACTAACAACTCTAAATTGTAGGGCGGCTCATGTgagaaaaacaatgtaaaatgaaaagtCCAGTAACGTCAGAAACGTTGTGCAAGAATTGTTCTTTCGAGTAGAAGTAGCAAGCACCTTATAAAACGCTACTGCctccattcttcctctctctcaaatGAATTTAAAGTTCCCAGGCCCAGTTTTACCTGTGCACCACAGCCATTCACATACACACTCAGCATCTTGGCTCGACAGAAATCACTAACCTCCCCGGGTGCAAAGTCGCCtgggtggagaggcagagagaccctAAGGATGTGGAACACTTGCAAGGGGAAAAGGACGGGGCCATCATTCCCTTCGAGTTCCCATCTCCTTTCTGGCAGAGATTTGCAGATTCCACCACTAGAGAGAGTTTGGCAGCTTCACAATGGGGCCGCCTGCTCAAGGTCTGACGGCCGCCCGCCTGGAAACCCCTTTTCTCCGCTTCCCACCCGCCCCGAAGTCCACCCGCGACAGGTGGGGCGAGGGCGGCGATGCCCAAGGGCATCTGCCGCTTTCGCTCCTGGCCAGCGCCTGGCCCCAGTGCCCACGCGCGCCCCCGGCCACGGCCGGCCAGCTGCCCCCGCCGCATCGGTACACGAGCAGCGGGCTGCGGGCTCGCGGCGGC
This region of Equus quagga isolate Etosha38 chromosome 7, UCLA_HA_Equagga_1.0, whole genome shotgun sequence genomic DNA includes:
- the MACIR gene encoding macrophage immunometabolism regulator isoform X2, whose amino-acid sequence is MRRGQLAGRGRGRAWALGPGAGQERKRQMPLGIAALAPPVAGGLRGGWEAEKRGFQAGGRQTLSRRPHCEAAKLSLVVESANLCQKGDGNSKGMMAPSFSPCKCSTSLGSLCLSTQATLHPGSIWSRAEKLLCLCSLGTHWKLYSDVFWDLVWPADLDGNYPASSPGIQACRRQTVGVLSLHNHNQIMNHMPISACQAGYWT
- the MACIR gene encoding macrophage immunometabolism regulator isoform X3, with product MRRGQLAGRGRGRAWALGPGAGQERKRQMPLGIAALAPPVAGGLRGGWEAEKRGFQAGGRQTLSRRPHCEAAKLSLVVESANLCQKGDGNSKGMMAPSFSPCKCSTSLGSLCLSTQATLHPGSIWSRAEKLLCLCSLGTHWKLYSDVFWDLVWPADLDGNYPASSPGIQACRRQTVGVLSLHNHSKINKCFRNSL